Proteins from a genomic interval of Clostridia bacterium:
- a CDS encoding RQC domain-containing protein, whose translation MNHGSSLMDGGQAAVTVLECVDSIPCYVGKTKIARLLKGSESKELNRLDLARVRHYGAFQRLTIAQIEAVIEQLVGHGCLRRSRGRRPVLMVSAIGRSAIVSGAMPEVEVPDALRMFMARERCRKCPHNPEYSLFDMETRRSNV comes from the coding sequence GTGAATCACGGGTCTTCGCTCATGGATGGCGGGCAGGCCGCCGTCACGGTCCTCGAGTGCGTGGATTCCATCCCATGCTATGTTGGCAAAACGAAAATCGCGCGTCTTTTGAAGGGATCCGAATCCAAGGAGCTGAACAGGCTGGACCTCGCTCGGGTTAGGCATTACGGAGCATTTCAGCGCCTGACTATCGCGCAGATCGAGGCGGTCATAGAGCAACTTGTAGGACATGGCTGCCTCCGGAGGTCCCGAGGGCGCAGGCCGGTGCTCATGGTGTCGGCGATCGGGCGCTCTGCTATCGTCTCCGGCGCCATGCCCGAGGTGGAAGTGCCTGATGCTCTGCGCATGTTCATGGCGCGGGAAAGGTGCAGAAAGTGCCCCCATAATCCGGAATACAGCTTGTTCGACATGGAAACGCGCCGCTCCAATGTGTGA
- the selD gene encoding selenide, water dikinase SelD: MDKRESIRLTSMSSKAGUAAKIGPGDLMAAVEGLRVRTDPRLIAGFDKSEDAGVYKLNDDTALIHTVDFFTPILDDPYEFGQVAAANALSDVYAMGGVPLVAMNIVCYPCSLGMDVLHEILMGGADKVFESGALLVGGHSVDDAEPKYGLAVTGLVHPDRVMLNSGARPGDVIILTKPIGTGLISTAMRAGMASPETEKRAYEVMSALNLGASAAMQAVGAHGCTDITGFGLLGHMCEMALASGVAFKVSVGDVPMIEGASEYAAMGLVPGGTKRNAAHFRSRISAPGVSEESMDVLFDPQTSGGLLIAVAQESADELIARLRESGALASAVVAHAVAQMELAPTETGEGSPARSPLIEVSL, encoded by the coding sequence ATGGACAAGCGCGAGTCGATAAGGCTCACTTCGATGTCGAGCAAAGCCGGCTGAGCGGCCAAGATAGGTCCGGGTGACCTAATGGCTGCTGTGGAGGGGCTCCGGGTCCGCACGGATCCGAGGCTGATCGCCGGGTTCGACAAGTCGGAAGACGCCGGGGTGTACAAACTCAACGACGACACTGCGCTCATTCATACCGTGGATTTCTTCACACCTATTCTGGATGACCCGTACGAGTTTGGGCAGGTGGCTGCGGCGAACGCTCTGTCGGACGTGTACGCCATGGGCGGCGTTCCCTTGGTGGCAATGAACATAGTGTGTTATCCGTGCTCTCTGGGGATGGATGTTCTTCACGAGATCCTCATGGGAGGGGCGGACAAGGTCTTCGAATCCGGAGCGCTTCTGGTGGGAGGGCACTCAGTGGATGATGCGGAGCCCAAGTACGGGCTCGCGGTCACAGGGCTTGTCCATCCAGACAGGGTGATGCTCAATTCCGGCGCCAGGCCCGGCGATGTCATTATCCTGACTAAGCCCATCGGCACTGGGCTGATCTCCACTGCCATGCGTGCGGGCATGGCTTCTCCCGAGACGGAGAAGCGGGCCTACGAGGTGATGTCGGCGCTGAACTTGGGGGCATCAGCCGCCATGCAGGCAGTTGGGGCTCACGGTTGCACCGACATCACGGGGTTTGGCTTACTCGGGCACATGTGCGAGATGGCATTGGCCTCTGGAGTAGCATTCAAGGTAAGTGTTGGCGATGTGCCCATGATCGAGGGCGCATCTGAATACGCCGCTATGGGGCTTGTGCCAGGCGGAACCAAGCGGAATGCCGCGCACTTCCGATCCAGGATTAGTGCGCCCGGGGTTTCCGAGGAAAGCATGGACGTTCTTTTCGACCCGCAGACATCCGGAGGGCTCCTGATAGCGGTGGCGCAGGAGAGCGCGGATGAGCTCATTGCGCGGCTCAGAGAGTCTGGTGCTTTGGCAAGCGCGGTCGTTGCCCATGCAGTTGCCCAGATGGAGCTGGCGCCGACCGAAACCGGAGAGGGCTCTCCGGCCCGATCTCCGCTGATCGAGGTATCCCTGTAA
- a CDS encoding D-alanyl-D-alanine carboxypeptidase family protein: MIWLWISLALVVGGAQLAWWAAEPALAPPYENPSRYPELVYYHGCQSGPSVSAKAAILVEATTGTILYARNEHEVREPASITKVMTAIVAIERGDLSDTVKVSAGAARVGGSSLHLSAGATYKLEELVRATMLRSGNDGATAIAEHIAGSVSSFVSLMNVRAYSMGLKNTHFANPHGLSAPGHYTTAYDIALMCMTGFRLKKFADIVGCPELWSSPLGGGSRLVYNTNRLLWSMAGADGVKTGTTSQAGHCLAASATRNGLQFIAVVLRSGARFADAAALLEYGFARFTRHVIAKRGEPVAEVLVSGGRGSAVGLAPTRDVEVVLAIADSAKLTWRAEVPERAPRSVQAGQGLGRIRVLYDGEEICSYPLYAVEGVAKRRGRAPWVGGR; this comes from the coding sequence TTGATCTGGCTTTGGATCTCCCTTGCTCTGGTTGTTGGCGGAGCACAGTTGGCTTGGTGGGCCGCGGAGCCCGCGCTCGCTCCGCCCTACGAGAATCCCTCGCGTTACCCTGAACTAGTCTACTACCATGGATGCCAGTCTGGTCCGAGTGTGAGCGCAAAGGCCGCTATACTAGTGGAAGCTACTACTGGGACTATTCTGTACGCCAGAAACGAGCATGAGGTGCGCGAACCTGCGAGCATAACCAAGGTCATGACGGCTATTGTCGCCATCGAGCGTGGCGATCTCTCCGACACGGTGAAGGTTTCCGCCGGGGCCGCCAGGGTGGGAGGGTCATCCCTGCATCTATCGGCGGGAGCCACATACAAGCTCGAAGAGCTGGTCCGGGCGACGATGCTCCGCTCTGGCAATGACGGGGCTACAGCTATTGCCGAGCACATTGCAGGGTCGGTTTCCAGTTTCGTCAGCCTGATGAACGTGCGCGCCTACTCAATGGGCCTCAAGAACACCCATTTTGCGAATCCCCACGGGCTATCAGCGCCAGGCCACTACACTACCGCCTATGATATCGCCCTCATGTGCATGACCGGTTTCAGGCTGAAGAAGTTCGCCGACATCGTTGGCTGCCCTGAGCTGTGGTCATCCCCACTCGGGGGCGGAAGCAGGCTGGTGTACAACACCAACAGGCTTCTGTGGAGTATGGCCGGGGCGGACGGGGTGAAAACCGGAACGACCAGCCAGGCGGGCCACTGCCTAGCCGCCTCGGCAACCCGCAATGGGCTTCAGTTTATCGCGGTGGTGCTCCGGTCGGGCGCTAGGTTTGCCGATGCCGCAGCGCTGCTCGAATATGGCTTCGCCAGGTTCACTCGACACGTCATTGCTAAGCGAGGCGAGCCGGTGGCAGAGGTGCTCGTTTCAGGTGGCCGTGGCAGTGCCGTTGGCCTTGCTCCAACTCGAGATGTTGAAGTCGTGCTCGCGATTGCGGATTCCGCAAAGCTCACGTGGCGTGCGGAGGTTCCGGAGCGGGCGCCCCGCTCTGTACAGGCGGGCCAGGGATTGGGCCGGATTCGGGTGCTATATGACGGCGAGGAGATATGCTCGTATCCTTTATACGCCGTTGAGGGCGTTGCGAAACGGCGTGGGCGCGCGCCGTGGGTGGGCGGGCGGTGA